AGGAGGCCTACCGCCGTCTGGCTGCGATCCGCCGTAACCGCCACCCCTACCCCGGCTGGGCGCTCACCGCGGCCGGCGGGCTGCTCGCGGGCTCGGCCTCCGTGCTCGTCGGCGGTGGCGCCCTGGTCTTCCTGGTCGCGGCGTTCGGCGCGATGCTCGGCGACCGGCTCGCCTGGCTGTGCGCGGGCCGCGGGCTGCCGGAGTTCTACCAGTTCGTGGGCGCCGCGATGCCGCCCGCCGCGATGGGCGTCACGCTCAGCCTCGTGCACTCGCAGGAGGTCAACGCCTCCGCGGTGATCACCGGTGGGCTGTTCGCCCTGATCCCGGGGCGGGCCCTGGTGGCCGGTGTCCAGGACGGTCTGACCGGCTACTACATCACGGCGGCCGCCCGCCTCCTGGAGGTCTGCTATCTCGTCGTGGGCATCGTCTGCGGCGTGCTGCTCGTCCTGTCGCTCGGCGTGATGCTCGACGCGACGAGCCTGCAGCCCGAGACGGCGTTCGTGGCGACCGATTCGCGCCCGGTGATCCAGATCCTGGCGTCGATGGCGCTGAGTCTCGCCTTCGCGATACTGCTCCAGCAGGAACGTCACACCGTGCTCATCGTGACCCTGAACGGCGGCATCGCCTGGGTCATGTACGGGGCGCTCGCCCAGACGTCGATCGCGCTCTCGCCGGTGGCGGCGACGGCCGTAGCCGCCGGGCTCGTGGGCCTGTTCGGCCAGCTCTTCTCGCGCTACCGCTTCGCTTCTTCACTGCCGTACGTCACCGCGGCCATCGGCCCGCTGCTGCCCGGTAGCGCGACGTACTTCGGTCTGCTGGCCCTTGCCCAGAACGACATGAACACGGGCATCAACTCGCTCACCAAGGCGGCGGCGACGGCGCTGGCCATCGCGATCGGCGTGAACCTGGGCAGCGAGGTCTCGCGCATGATCCTCAAGATCCCGGGCGCGACCACCGCGGCGAACCGCCGTGCGGCGAAGCGGACCCGAGGCTTCTGACCCCGGGTCCCACCGGCTTCCGCGCTAGCGCTTGGCGTGCCGGCCGCGGGAGGCCGGGGCCGCACCGGGGGTCTCGCCCTCGGCCGCGGCGGCCTTCTTGGACTTGCTGCGCGCCCGCAGGAACTCGATCGCGATCGGCACCACCGAGATCAGGACGATCAGGATGAGGATCGCCTCGATGTTCTTGTGCACGAAGTCGACGTTGCCCAGCCAGGCGCCGAGCATCGTCACGCCCGCGCCCCACAGGACGCCGCCGATGATGTTGAACGTGATGAACGAGCGGTACCGCATGCCGCTGACGCCCGCGATGATCGGCGTGAACGTCCGCACGATGGGCACGAAGCGGGCCAGGACCAGGGACTTCGGGCCGTACTTCTCGAAGAACTCGTGGGCCTTGACCACGTTCTCCTGCTTGAACAGCTTGGAGTCCGGGCGGTTGAAGAGGGAGGGTCCGACCTTCTTGCCGAAGAGGTAGCCCGCCTGGTCGCCGAGGATCGCGGCGATGCAGATGAGGACGACGCAGAGCCAGAGCGGGAAGTCGAGCTGCTTCGTCGTGATCAGCAGCCCCGTCGTGAACAGCAGCGAGTCGCCCGGCAGGAAGAAGCCGATGAGCAGACCCGACTCGGCGAAGACGATCGCGAGCAGACCCCAGACCCCGAACGTGTTCAGGAGGTAATCCGGATCCAGCCAGCTAGGTCCGAGCGCAAGCGTCGTCACGGTTCGGGACTCCTGAGGGTGAGAGGGCGATGCGGCGGGGGTGGCCGCCCAAAGCTATCAACGCGAGGTGAAGCGCCCAGGTTCCACGGTTCCCCCCAGGGTGCACTGTGCGTGATCTGGGGGAAAGCTGTGTGCCATGGGTATCGAAGACTTCGGCGGTGGCACCGACCCGCACTCGGACGTACTGGTCGTGACGACGAACGACGTACCGGGCTACCGCGTACAACAGGTTATCGGTGAGGTCTTCGGCCTCACCGTGCGCTCCCGCCACCTGGGCAGCCAGATCGGCGCGGGCCTGAAGTCCATGATCGGCGGCGAGTTGAAGGGCCTCACGAAAACGCTGGTGGAGACCCGCAACCAGGCGATGGAGCGGCTCATCGAGCAGGCACGCGCGCGGGGTGCCAACGCGGTCCTGATGATGCGCTTCGACGTCACCGAGGCCGCGGACGTGGGCACCGAGGTGTGCGCCTACGGCACGGCCGCCGTGATCGCCAAGGAGCAGTGACGTAACGGGTAAGGGGCGCCCACCACGGGTGGACGCCCCTTACCGAGTCTCTGGCCGAC
This Streptomyces sp. NBC_01283 DNA region includes the following protein-coding sequences:
- a CDS encoding threonine/serine exporter ThrE family protein; translation: MADQEAEDRKPQSDEARSAFTQPTGVMQQPPAPEDESQTTSEFAIPTGLPNPSSTTQETEKSAFTTPHTYSSRNAPPAFTPPHGIPLVKLTKETPWQDQMRTMLRMPVAERPTPEASQKHEDESGPAVPRVLDLTLRIGELLLAGGEGAEDVEAAMFAVCRSYGLDRCEPTVTFTLLSISHQPSLVDDPVTASRTVRRRGTDYTRLAAVFQLVDDISDTDIDVSLEEAYRRLAAIRRNRHPYPGWALTAAGGLLAGSASVLVGGGALVFLVAAFGAMLGDRLAWLCAGRGLPEFYQFVGAAMPPAAMGVTLSLVHSQEVNASAVITGGLFALIPGRALVAGVQDGLTGYYITAAARLLEVCYLVVGIVCGVLLVLSLGVMLDATSLQPETAFVATDSRPVIQILASMALSLAFAILLQQERHTVLIVTLNGGIAWVMYGALAQTSIALSPVAATAVAAGLVGLFGQLFSRYRFASSLPYVTAAIGPLLPGSATYFGLLALAQNDMNTGINSLTKAAATALAIAIGVNLGSEVSRMILKIPGATTAANRRAAKRTRGF
- a CDS encoding YbjQ family protein, yielding MGIEDFGGGTDPHSDVLVVTTNDVPGYRVQQVIGEVFGLTVRSRHLGSQIGAGLKSMIGGELKGLTKTLVETRNQAMERLIEQARARGANAVLMMRFDVTEAADVGTEVCAYGTAAVIAKEQ
- a CDS encoding DedA family protein; the encoded protein is MTTLALGPSWLDPDYLLNTFGVWGLLAIVFAESGLLIGFFLPGDSLLFTTGLLITTKQLDFPLWLCVVLICIAAILGDQAGYLFGKKVGPSLFNRPDSKLFKQENVVKAHEFFEKYGPKSLVLARFVPIVRTFTPIIAGVSGMRYRSFITFNIIGGVLWGAGVTMLGAWLGNVDFVHKNIEAILILIVLISVVPIAIEFLRARSKSKKAAAAEGETPGAAPASRGRHAKR